The Natator depressus isolate rNatDep1 chromosome 25, rNatDep2.hap1, whole genome shotgun sequence genome includes the window GAAAGTTGTGCATGTGCTCAAGCTTCtcctggtggtgctgctgctgagtGGAGGCTCTTACAGTGGAGGGGGGCTACCAGATGGTCACTGATTGTTGGTGGGATTGTTAAGATTTTAGTAGCAGTCTGTCATAGGCATGAATTGCAGCATGTACTTTCACACCAGGATAATGGACCCAAATAAATAGCATTTGATTGGTTACTTTCAGTTcttgacattttgaaattcttGTTTGCCAGTGTTCTAAAACCTATGTCCCTTGAGGAAAGCTGCTTCAGATTGCTTTTGGTCCTCGTGGTTGATCTGGCTGCTGTGGAATAGTGTTATCGGTGGTAGTGTTGGATCTGTGCTGTAAGGTGTTACCTGACCCTGCACAGGACTGTGCATGTAGGGGAGAATATTTGCCTATTGGTGTTAAGATGTTAATTGCTAATTGGCCAAACAGTGAGGCCCAACACTCAACTCACTGGCATTTCCTTGCCTGCAAGTCGGGAATGGGATGCTTTGTCAGAGTTGGAGGGCTGGGGGTTCAGGACTGGAATAGAGGGAGCTGCTTCAAACCGTGACGATGCAGCAGCCGTGAGGCTGAAGAGCTGCCCTGTGCCTGCCTCTGCTGAAATTGCTCTCTCTGCCCAGTGAAAAATGTGGTTGTGGTGTGGCAAGCAGCGAGGCCGTCTGTGTGAAACGGACACCGTCAAGGGGAGAATGACTACggcaggcagctgggctggggttaCTGGGGGGCATGAATGACAGCTGGCTGAGTTCAGGGCTAAActgagagattaataagattagGACTTTTCCGTTTGGAAGAGAGAAGACTAAGGAGGGGgctatgatagatgtctataaaatcatgactggtgtggagaaagtaaataaggatgtgttgttcaaaaaagaactagataagttcatggaggatacatccatcaatggctattagccaggatgggcagggatggtgtccctagcctctgtctgccagaaacttccctctgaagcacctggcattggccactgtcagaaaacaggatactgggctagatggacctttggtctgacccagtctggccgttcgtATGTTCTGTCCTACTAATACCTCTGAGCCTTCACCAGATGCTGGCCACTGGCCTTTATCTATAGAGATGGAAGATACTGGATTTATGACAAGGTGTCAGTTTTTTGAGGCTGGGAGAGGCCTCATTTGCAGGTCAATGTGCTATTAACCTGGGAGAGCCTGTTTCACAAGGGACTAGCTCTGCTTTCCCTCCTTCCAGTTGGGGCTTGTAGTATATACACACTGTGGCTGTGGGGAGCCTGCTTAAGGAGATACAAGTACAGTGCTGCACATTCTAGAAAGATGAGTGGTGGCTCTTCTGACTGCTGCACCTCTGTGCTGTGGAGGTGAGTGGGTCTGGATAGCTGAGGGAAAGCAGGACATGCTCATGGGAAATGGAATTTCCCAGTGAATGCATTTGTACATGCCAGGTGATGTGCGAATCTACCCTGGTGGAACTTTTCCTCCTAACCCTAAATTATatatgagggtttatatcctttccaaaatCCTTGGGTTTTTTAGTATTTAATagaactctggatattcttgttatccatatgtTGAATCCTAAACTCTTGGCTTGAGTTagcctatggaactcactgccacaagatatttGCGTGGGGTTTGAGTGTATTGtacagtattcagagtaacagccctgttgtctgtattcacaaaaaaagcaaaggaggacttgtggcaccttagagactaacgaatttatttgagcataagctttcatgagctacagctcacttcatcggatgacagtatgcatccgatgaagtgagctgtagctcacgaaagcttatgctcaaataaattcgttagtctctaaggtgccacaagtactccttttcttttattgtacagtagaacctcaaagatacagAGTGACCAGTCAATTGGACGCCATGGGGAAGTGGAAGTAAGCTATCGGCCAAACCAaccagcaaatactgtactgtgcctgtattgcatcttaaaggtaggcacatctggtCTGTCTGACCTGACCCCCAACCTTACTCACCATGGCGAGCGGAAGTCACTTATAGGTAGGAAGTGGTGAATGctattttcccctctccctgccccctggctggaAGGGGGACAAGTTTGCAAGCTCAGAGCCTGGGGAAAGAAACTTCCCAAACTTTGCTACTGAACCCTGGCCTGGAGTGTAAactgctggagcctgagctcctgCCTGTATGCTGTGCTCTAGAGTAGCAGCTCAGTTTTAAAGGACTGCAGCCCGTGCCCACTGACACCCATCACCCTTGCAGCCGAGGGCCTAGAACCACCTGCCTATCCCCACTCCCACTTGCCAGGCAGCCACTGCAGAGTTAAGCCACTGCTCCGAGCAGTCCACCCTGAAAAGCATCCCATAACAgcttgttcagagttatgaacaacctccattcctgaagtgtccgtaactctgaggttctattggaTCCGTTTTGAATTTGCCTCCTTTcattttcattgaatgtcccctttaAATATAGTGTGCAGCACCACAGCCTGGAATTACAAGATGATTCTCCAAACCACTTAAAACATCTCAAACATTCAGAGAATTAGAGTTCAGCCCTGTAGAGCTTCTGCACACAGGACATGAGGTGCCGTGGCATCTTTAGCTGCCTCACCCCCATCCATTCTCAAAGTAATGCAGATTGGTAAAaatccaactatacatatacaatgatgggatccaatttagctgttaccattcaagaaagagatctcagagttattgtggagagttctctgaaaacatctgttcaatgtgcagcagcagtcaaaaaaggtaaTGATGTTAGGAACCTTTCAGAaagagataagacagaaaatatcataatgctgctatataaatcatggtacacccacatcttgaatgctgggtgcagttctggttacctcatctcaaaaaaaaaaaaatatggaacaACTTCTATAtgagaagagagactgggagttctcagcttggaaaaagatgactaaggggggagataattgagatctataaaatcatgactggggtggagaaagtgaataaggaagtgtttactcctctgcaagaaccaggggtcaccaaatgaaattaacaggcagcatgtttaaaacaagcaaaaggaagtattcacacaaggcacagtcaacctgtggaacttgctgccaaggggatgttgtgaaggctaaaactataacggttcaaaaaagaactagataacttcatggaggataggtccagcaatgactgttagccgggatgggcagggatgcagccccaCACTCTAGGTGTTGCTAGTCTCTGACTGCTAAAAGCTGGGAATGGAGActgcatggatcacttgatgattacctgttctgttcattccctctgaagcacctggcactggtcactgtcagaagacaggctattaggctagatgtaccattggtctgactcagtgtggcccCTCTTATGTTCTTTATCATCCTTCCTTAGCAGCCACCTCTGTCCTGCTTCTCTTAGCCAAGCCTACAGCCCCGGGGAAGGAGCATACACAATTTGCACTTAAATCCAGAGTTTTGTTAATCTGGGTTAACCTATGCTTTATTTTCTGTATTCTTGTCACACCTACAATGCATGAGGCGCTGTCCATGCAGGAGGACTGCCTATTTACTCAGACTTACAGCACATTCTTCTCAAACCTTGCTTCTTAAACTTGCCTTGTTCCTGCATCTGGCTCTGTTCTCGTTTGCCAGATGTATCTGAAATGTCATCTTGCTGCTGTTGTAACAAATGGGAAATGAACAATTTCCCAAGGAGATCCTGTTTTCCATCAGAAGCTGGAGTATCCCAGCTGGAATGTGCAGTACCTGTGGAGGGAGCTGTATGTGCAGATGACTGAAGTACAAGTGGCAGTTTGTTGAGTTGGTAAAGTTCAGGTGTTTGCCATGTCAGGCAAGAGTGCATAGTGCAGAGCCCCGGGGCCTACAAGTGACATGGAAATTAGAGAGTAAAGCCTAGCTCCCAGTAAACAGTTACATCCTTCTTTCCAAACTGAATGCAGGTTGTGCTGGGTGTGTGAAAGATGCTTCAGCTGTCACTCGTATCAGAATCACTGCAGTTCTGGCTCTTCAGCAAATTCCAGTTGCCTGCAACATATGGCCCAACCACTAACTTAGCAAGGCTTTAGGCAAATAACACTTCCCCTCGCCTCTTACATGCTGCTCACACTGAACCATTGTTTCTCTGCAGCGCCTGACCAAACACACTAAGTTTGTACGAGACATGATCAGAGAGGTCTGTGGCTTTGCCCCCTATGAGAAACGTGCTATGGAATTGCTGAAAGTTTCCAAGGACAAGCGGGCTCTGAAGTTCATAAAGAAAAGGGTAAGTGAATTTAACATCTTACTTCAGAGGATGTGTCCAGCTTTGCTagctcctcttcccttcccccaccccacaagtcAGAGGATCCCACCCTACAGCAGACTTGGCTCCGTCCTTATTCAATGCTTTGAGCAATCAGGAGCCTGGTGGAGGCATGGCATAGGAGAGCAGCAACAGCTATGCCTGTCCTAAGTTTAGCTCAGTGATGGAGAGAACTTAGAGGCACTCCCTTGAAGAGGAGGCCCTGAAGGGTGATCCAGAACTTGCTTTGCAAAGCTCATGCAAGGGTGATGGGAGTGAGACTGAGCTGGATTCATCCAGCTAACCCAGCGACTTGGACCAGAAGGAAGTAAAGCTCAAAACTGCTCTGAGCATGCAACAGAGCTACTGGGAtttgggcagggagaggagctggCTGGGGTTGTTCCATCAAACTGAAGGAGCCCCTGTTCTTGAAGCCTATGTTTGTGCTCCACAGTACAGGCCTTCAACTGTGAACATGTATCTCCTTTGTctcccaaaacagcctggccAATGTTAGGCAGAATAAGAAAGGCACCCTACTACAGCACCAGCATCAAATGCTGCAACTGCTCACTGTGCTGCTTTCTTTCTTACACAGGTTGGTACTCACATTCGGGCCAAGCGAAAACGTGAGGAGCTCAGCAATGTTCTG containing:
- the RPL36 gene encoding large ribosomal subunit protein eL36 — protein: MAIRYPMAVGLSKGHKVTKNVSKPRQCRRRGRLTKHTKFVRDMIREVCGFAPYEKRAMELLKVSKDKRALKFIKKRVGTHIRAKRKREELSNVLAAMRKAAAKKD